Proteins from a genomic interval of Zingiber officinale cultivar Zhangliang chromosome 2A, Zo_v1.1, whole genome shotgun sequence:
- the LOC122043414 gene encoding uncharacterized protein At4g14342-like has protein sequence MASDRFNINSQLEHLQTKYVGTGHADLNRFEWGVNIQRDSYASYIGHYPILAYFSVAENESIGRQRYNFMQKMLLPCGLPLEREED, from the exons atg GCAAGCGACAGATTCAACATCAATTCTCAGCTAGAGCATCTTCAAACTAAATATGTTGGAACAGGGCATGCAGACTTAAATAGATT TGAATGGGGTGTGAATATCCAACGCGACAGTTATGCATCATACATTGGCCACTACCCTATCTTGGCCTATTTTTCTGTTGCTGAAAATGAATCCATTGGAAGACAACGCTACAATTTTATGCAA AAAATGCTGTTGCCTTGTGGTCTTCCTCTAGAGAGAGAAGAAGATTGA